The window CATTGGTACCTGAGCAAACACTTGCATCGCCTGCAGTAGTGCCGCCTACACTCAGCGGGTTAACGGTTATTTGTACTTCATCAAAAGAACTTGAACAGCCAGCGTCGCTGATGGTCCACCGCAATACATAGGAATTGCCTGCCGACAGGCCCGAAATCTGGGTGTTGTTTTGGGTGTCATCGGCAAAGGTTATAGTGGTAGGGGCAGATGTGATTGTCCATTTACCCGTTCCCACAACCGGGTTGTTTCCTTTTAGGGTGTAAGTAGTTTGGTTACAGATGGCCTCATCCAGACCTGCGTTAGCCGGTGTTACGCTGGGTAATATGGTTATGGTTACTGTAGCAGTAGTACCGGGACAGCCATTGGCAGATACAGGTATAACCGTATACATTACTGTTCCGGGGCTAGTGCCCGAATTGGTTAAAATATCGTTAATCTGGTTCCCTGCTGCGGCAACAGGCCTGTTGGTATTGCCGGTTATGGCACCGGTTATAGTACTGGTATAAGTATAATTTACCCCTGCCAGGTTTGCGGAAAGGGTTATGCCGGCTGCAGTTGCATTACAAATGCTGGTGCTTAGAGGAGTGGCTGTGGCTATTGGGTTTGGCGTTATGGTTACGGTAAGGTTGAAAGCTGTACCATCGCAGCCATCTTTGTGCGGTACAATCACGTAAGTTACTACCGCATCGTTGCTGGCATCTGTATTGGTTATGATATCGTTAATATCGCCGGTTCCACTGGCGCTATAGCCTGTTGCATTTGGGGTTCCGGTGGCTGTCCAGGTGTAGGTAACACCGGTTACAGCCGAGGTTGGCGTATAAGCCACGCTTTTTCCGGTACAGATGGTTTTGGTTGCTGCACTGGTAAGGCTGATGTTTTGTTTGATAGTTAAAATAATATCATCATCAATCTGGTTACAGGGAGCAGGCAAAGTGGTTGTAGCCCGCAATTTTAAAGTCACTGTTCCTGCTGCTTTTTCGGCTGCGGATGGGGTGTAAACGGCGTTTAAATCGTTTCTGTTTGTGCTAAATGTACCTGTTCCACCTACCCAGCTTTGGCTTGAAGTCGTACCTGTTACCGCACCTGCCAGCGTAAAGCCCGGATCGTTAAAGCAAATGCTTTGATCGGGGCCTGCATTAACCACAGGAGCCGTGCTGAATGTGAGGATCTGGGTATCGGTTACCGTTCCACAGTTATTTTTATGTGTAACCGTAACCGTGTAAGTATCGTAGCTATCGAATTTAATGGATGGATATTTAGAATTGGCAGTTGTACCGCCTGCAAAGCTGTAGGTGCCTCCGCTGGCTGCACTAACCGTCCAGGTATAGGTATCGGCCAGATCTTTTGCAGTACCTGAAAGCGTGGTTTTGGTAGGGCCGGTGGTGGTATTGTTAAAATCGTAAGTAGATAAGTTACAAACGGTAATATCAGGCGAAAGAATGGCGACCGGCGTTGCATTTACCACTACAGTTTGCGCTGGGGTGGTAACCACGCCGCATGATGGGGTCGAAATGCTTAGTATGATGGTATAGATACCCGGATTGGTAAAATTAAATTCAGGTTCTTTACTTGTTGCGTTAGTGCCGTTGGCGTAAGTTACTGCAGGTGTTACCGACCACGAATAGGTATTGGCCGCATTGCAAATGTTATCTAACACCGAATTATCAGTAGGTTTTAATGTGCCGGGAGCACAAATGGTTGTTGCTGGTAGGGTGAAATCTGGTTTAGGTGGATCCTGGATACAGATTTCATGGGAAACAGGGGCAGCATCACAATTACTAGTCTTATTTATAGATGTCAAGGTGATGGTGTAACTGCCATGGCTTGGGAACTTATAGACAAAGTTAAATGACTTAGGTTTATCAATCTCTTGAATTACACCATTAACAGACCAGTTATAGCGGATATCGTTAGGTGTACAAGCCGGGCTATTAGTAGTTGGATTTTCGCCTAGCGTGGAAGTGTTAACAAAAACAACATCACTATTGGTACATGCAGGTGTATTATATACGAACGAATTCTCAGGTTTTACAACCACCTTTGCCGAAGAAGAAACCGGCGTACCTAAAGAAGAACAAAAATCGTTTGACACTTTAATTGATACGTCGAAGGCGTTATAAATGGTTCCGGCGCTAGAAGTAGATACACTTCCGCAGGAAGATTTGGTATAGATATGTGATACTTTGCCACTATTAGCAATAATTTCGCAAAGGGTATAGGTTGAGGTGGTTTGGTCGCCCCAAATAATGGTATAAATATCGCCCGGAAAATTGTATTGAATACCCGAACTCGAAGTAATGTCTACGTTAAATGTAAATGCATCTAATGGTAAGCATTTTATATCGTTACCAGTGTTGGCAAAAGCTGTTACGGTCTTATTATTAATCAATAAGTAAGCTTTAGTGGCCACCGTACCATCTGGCATTACCGCTTTAGTATAAATTGTATAATGCGCTTGTTGTGCAGTGAAACTCTGTATGGCAGTTGGGAAAGAAATAAGGGTTGGGCTTCCTCCATTTACCTCATCAGTTACAGTGGCTGTGAAAGTACTATTAGTGGTCGATTCATTCTTTAAGAAAAAGGGATTGCTCGCTCTACTGGTACAGGTACCAAAAGTTTCATCATTGGCTGCATTTAGCAAGGTAGAGGTTAATTTCGCTTCCACGGGAGCACCGGCTTTAACTTCAAATGTTGTTGAGGCAGTACTTGTGAATGCTGGAGTTGTAGATTTAATTCTAACTTGGTAGCCTGTACCTGGCGTAAGAACAGCTGGAAGTTTTCCGTTAATGTAAGTACTGTAAAAACCGTTATAGGTACCAATCAGGGTTTCGGCGGCAAAACTTCCGTTCTGATCAGAAAGATAAAGCTGAAACTGGTTTCCCTGTGTGGCACAACCAGAGGTAATGTTAAATGGAACACCGATGGTGCTGCCCGGAGTAAAAGGGCCGGCATCTACTACACCGATATTAACCTGCGAAAAACATACTGACGTATAAAACAATGCCCCAAAAAAGAGGACAAAAAAATGCCATTTCCTTTTACAACGAATCTTCATAAATCTCTAACACTAGGGAATGATTTTATTGCGTTCTGGAAGTTATAGCTGTGTAACTTGCTTAATCTGTTTCCAAGGCTGGGTTCAGACGTAAGACGCGTCAATAAATATTCGGTGCAAAGAACGTAATTTTTGCATTACATCTGCAAAATTTTACACCAACATTAACTAAATGAGCAGGTTATATCGCTTGTTAAATCTGGTTTTACGGGGCAAAAGGGCATAAAAAACCCCAAGGCTTTATCTCCTTGAGGGCATATTTTTACACGAAATTGTTTCGTTATGGATTGGTATTACATCATACCGCCCATACCGCCGCCGCCCATTGGAGGCATTGGAGCACCACCTTCTTCAGGCTCGTCTGCTAAAACAACTTCAGTAGTTAATAACATTGCTGCAATAGATGCTGCGTTTTCTAATGCTACACGGCTTACTTTAGTTGGATCGATAACACCGGCACCAATTAAGTTTTCGTAAACACCAGTACGGGCATTGTAACCGTAATCAGCAGTACCTTCTTTAACTTTTTGTACCACGATAGAACCTTCGATACCTGCGTTTTCGCAAATCTGACGTAATGGCTCTTCAATAGCACGGCGGATGATCTGGATACCAGTGTTTTCGTCTTCGTTAGCACCTTTTAAATCAGCGATAGAAGCTACAGCGCGGATGAAAGCAACACCACCACCAGCAACAATACCTTCTTCTACAGCCGCACGGGTTGCATGTAAAGCATCATCAACACGGTCTTTTTTCTCTTTCATTTCAACCTCACTTGCTGCACCAACGTAAAGAACTGCAACACCGCCAGCTAATTTAGCCAAACGCTCTTGTAATTTTTCTTTATCGTAATCAGAAGTAGTAGTTTCGATTTGCGCTTTAATCTGGTTAACACGGGCTTTAATATCTTCAGTGTTACCTGCACCGTTAATTACAGTTGTATTGTCTTTATCAACAACAACTTTCTCGGCAGAACCTAAGTAAGTTAAATCAGCATTTTCTAATTTGTAACCTCTTTCTTCCGAAATAACAGTACCACCAGTTAAAATAGCGATGTCTTCTAACATTGCTTTTCTTCTGTCGCCGAAACCTGGAGCTTTAACAGCCACAACTTTCAGTGAACCACGGATTTTGTTTACTACCAAAGTAGCTAAAGCTTCACCATCTAAATCTTCAGAAATGATTACTAATGGTTTACCAGTTTGAACAGTTTTTTCTAAAACCGGCAACAATTCTTTCATGTTGCTGATTTTTTTATCGTAGATTAAAATGTAAGGGCTGTCTAGTTCAGCTTCCATTTTATCTGCATTGGTAACGAAGTAAGGAGATAGATAACCTCTATCAAACTGCATACCTTCTACTGTTTTTACTTCAGTTTCAGTACCTTTTGCTTCTTCAACAGTAATTACACCATCTTTACCTACTTTGCTCATTGCCTCAGCAATTAACGAACCGATTACCTCGTCGTTATTAGCCGAAATAGAAGCAACCTGTTTAATTTTGTTGTTGTCTTCGCCAACGGTTTGCGATTGAGTTTTTAAGTTTTCTACAACAGCAGCAACAGCTTTGTCGATACCGCGTTTTAAATCCATTGGATTTGCACCAGCAGCAACGTTTTTAATACCAGTAGTAATAATAGCCTGCGCTAAAACGGTAGCAGTAGTAGTACCATCACCAGCAATATCAGCTGTTTTAGAAGCTACTTCTTTAACCATTTGAGCACCCATGTTCTCAACTGCATCTTTCAATTCGATTTCTTTAGCAACAGTAACACCATCTTTGGTGATTGCCGGTGAACCGAATTTTTTATCGATAATTACGTTACGTCCTTTTGGACCTAAGGTTACTTTTACTGCATTTGCAAGAATATCAACACCTCTTTTCAGGGCGTCGCGTGCTTCTACGTTATATTTTACTTGTTTAGACATTTTAAGATTTATTTTAAAGTTTTAATGCTTGAAGGTTGAAATGTTTCAGTCCCTCGATTTATATCACATTGCAACATTTAAACGTTACAACATTTCAATTCCTTATCCTACAACAGCGTAGATGTCAGTTTCGCGCATAATCAGGTAATCTTTACCTTCGTAAGGGAACTCAGTACCGCCGTATTTACCATAAATTACAACATCGCCAACTTTTACGCTAGCTTTTTTACCTTCAGCATCTTCTTCAGAAACAGAAACTACAGTTCCTTTAGATGGTTTTTCTTTAGCAGTATCAGGAATATACAAACCTGATGCAGTTTTTTCTTCTGCTGCAGCCGGTTCAACTATTACTCTGTTCGAACTGCCAGCAATTGGTTTAAGGTTTAACGCCATAACTTTTATTATTTTTTATTTTGATTTTGTTTTTTAACTAGGCATACAATTAACACTTTTTATGCCAATAGGTTTTCAGGGACAAATTTTCACCAAACTGTCAAACTTTTCATGCTAATTGCTTGTGGGCGTGTCAGCATGGCAGTAAGTTTTGATTCCTTAAGCCCGGAAATTAAGGTTTGCCCCATTCTTCCGGAGTTTGGCGAATTTATTCATAAGTTTTCTCTGTTAAGTATTTCCAATATCTTTTAGGTACATGTTGCACGTGTAATTTTGTGTTTTTTCTGGCTACAATGTTAGCGCTTTTAAAATAATCTTTCCAAAGGGCCGCATAAAGCGCTTCATTTTCGTCCATCAGTGCAGGGGCGGGCTTTTGCTTGTTAATCCCTTCGGCAAAACCAATTGTGATTTCTGTTACCGTATCTAAATTGTAGTGTAAACCATATTTGCGCTTTAAATCATAAATTATCCATTGCTGATCGGCATAACGGTTTTTAAAATGATTGGAAATTAAAGGCAGCACATTAAAGTCGGGATCAATACCGGCATAAAATAAACCATCACCTGTTTTTTGAAACCGGATAAAGGCCTCCATCCGGTGTTTCTCGCGCTCTACACTTTTGGCATATTTAGCAAGCGCCATTACGTGTTCGTTGCCATAATTGCCCTCCGCACCGGCGGCCTGCTTAAAAATATAAACCGAAAAATGAAAGAGGTGGTTATAGGCCTCCAGGATTTCGGATAAATAAGTGCAGTAAAATTTGCGCAAGCCTGCTTTCGTCAGTTTCTTTTGAAGCCCCAGCCAAACACGGTCGGCTTTTGAAGCATCGGTGATCACCGTAAAACTTTCGGCAAAGGCTTCGGGCTGAAACATTTCGAATGATTTGAGCACAACCTTGCCGGGTTTGCGTTCAAACCATTCGAAAACAGCTGTTAAGAGTCCAGGTAGGGAACCGTCGAAGATGTAGATCATAGGTACTTTTTTCGTTAAATTGTCATGCTGAACGCAGTGAAGAATCTCTTTTCTATAAGTCAGATTACCTGGTATTTATAAACGTTAAGTCCTGTGGTAATAGGAGTCAATAACCGTCCCGAGCATTGCAGATTCTTCACTGCGTTCAGCATGACAGCAGATTAAAACAAAAGCATCTGGTTGTTATCTGTTTTTAAATATTTGCTTTTACTTTCGGCCAGGATAAAGGCTTTAATCTGGGTGCCCTGATAATCTCTTAACTGATAGGGGCTATCGGCACAAACTATAAAATGCCGTGCTTTATTGTAGGCAATGCCTATTTTCTTAAGTTGGTCAATCCTCAGTTTTCCAAATTTGCGGGCCTGAACAATTTTTTGGGCCGACATTACCCCAATCCCCGGAACGCGCAAAATCATTTTGTAATCGGCCTGATTAATATCGACCGGAAAATGTTGCATGTTGCGGATGGCCCAGCTCAATTTGGGGTCGATATCTACATCGAGGTTTGGGTTGGCATCGTTTAAAATTTCCTGAACCTTAAAGCCGTAGAAACGCATCAGCCAATCGGTTTGGTACAGGCGGTTTTCTCTTAATAATGGCGGTTGTGTGCCTAAAACCGGCATTCGGCTGTCGTTGCTAATGGGCACATAACCCGAATAGTACACTCTTTTTAGCGAGAAGTTTTTGTAAAAGGCATTTGCGGTATACATAATGTCCTTATCACTTTCTGGTGTTGCGCCGATAACCATTTGGGTACTTTGCCCGGCAGGTACGAATTTCGGAATATGCTTAATCAGTTTTTTATCGGCCGAAAACTGGGTAATCTGCTTTTGTACAAATTCGAGGGGCTTAATTACATCGGCATGGTTTTTTTCGGGGGCGAGCAGTTTAAGACCGGCTTCGGTAGGCATTTCTAAATTGATGCTCATTCTGTCGGCATATAAGCCCGCCTCTTTAATTAGCTCATCGCTGGCACCTGGAATGGTTTTTAGGTGGATATAACCATTGTAGTTTTGTTCTAAACGCAGTTTCTTAACAACAAGCAGTAAGCGTTCCATCGTAAAATCGGCGTTTTTAAAAATCCCTGAGCTTAAAAACAGGCCTTCAATATAATTACGCCGGTAAAAGTTCATGGTCAGGTCTACCACCTCATCAACGGTAAAGGCAGCGCGCTTGATGTCGTTGCTTTTCCGCGAAACACAGAACAAACAATCGTATATGCAGTGATTGGTAAGCAGGATTTTTAGCAGGGATACGCACCTGCCATCTTCAGTATAGGTATGGCAAATGCCCGATACATGGCTGTTGCCAAGACCTTTATTGTCATTTTTTCTTGTGCCGCCGCTTGATGAACAAGAAACATCATATTTAGCGGCGTCAGCAAGAATATTCAGCTTTTCACGAATCCTGTCAGACATAGGTAGATGTTTTAATACTAACAAAGATAGTT is drawn from Pedobacter sp. HDW13 and contains these coding sequences:
- a CDS encoding PKD-like domain-containing protein, whose amino-acid sequence is MKIRCKRKWHFFVLFFGALFYTSVCFSQVNIGVVDAGPFTPGSTIGVPFNITSGCATQGNQFQLYLSDQNGSFAAETLIGTYNGFYSTYINGKLPAVLTPGTGYQVRIKSTTPAFTSTASTTFEVKAGAPVEAKLTSTLLNAANDETFGTCTSRASNPFFLKNESTTNSTFTATVTDEVNGGSPTLISFPTAIQSFTAQQAHYTIYTKAVMPDGTVATKAYLLINNKTVTAFANTGNDIKCLPLDAFTFNVDITSSSGIQYNFPGDIYTIIWGDQTTSTYTLCEIIANSGKVSHIYTKSSCGSVSTSSAGTIYNAFDVSIKVSNDFCSSLGTPVSSSAKVVVKPENSFVYNTPACTNSDVVFVNTSTLGENPTTNSPACTPNDIRYNWSVNGVIQEIDKPKSFNFVYKFPSHGSYTITLTSINKTSNCDAAPVSHEICIQDPPKPDFTLPATTICAPGTLKPTDNSVLDNICNAANTYSWSVTPAVTYANGTNATSKEPEFNFTNPGIYTIILSISTPSCGVVTTPAQTVVVNATPVAILSPDITVCNLSTYDFNNTTTGPTKTTLSGTAKDLADTYTWTVSAASGGTYSFAGGTTANSKYPSIKFDSYDTYTVTVTHKNNCGTVTDTQILTFSTAPVVNAGPDQSICFNDPGFTLAGAVTGTTSSQSWVGGTGTFSTNRNDLNAVYTPSAAEKAAGTVTLKLRATTTLPAPCNQIDDDIILTIKQNISLTSAATKTICTGKSVAYTPTSAVTGVTYTWTATGTPNATGYSASGTGDINDIITNTDASNDAVVTYVIVPHKDGCDGTAFNLTVTITPNPIATATPLSTSICNATAAGITLSANLAGVNYTYTSTITGAITGNTNRPVAAAGNQINDILTNSGTSPGTVMYTVIPVSANGCPGTTATVTITILPSVTPANAGLDEAICNQTTYTLKGNNPVVGTGKWTITSAPTTITFADDTQNNTQISGLSAGNSYVLRWTISDAGCSSSFDEVQITVNPLSVGGTTAGDASVCSGTNGGNITLSGQVGNIIRWERSVDNGTNWSTVTATTNPYVFTNLTVTTQYRAVVQSGSCAEALSTITTITVNPGTVAANAGSDQSLCSGNSITLNGNNPAPNTGIWTLTSGQTGVVFTDASLFNTAVTGVVPGQTYTFRWTITGFGGCPPSTDDVTITYYPPVSNTINASAAPVCAGQNTTVTGDTPTGGTGTYTYQWQSSPDGSTWTNIPSAINKDLTTTATTSTYFRRLVNSTICTSFSNTIQVNVLPGLTNNTISADQNICVGSPAAPLTGSAPAGGSGTYTYQWQSSINGTAWSDILGATGISFNPPTPAATIYYRRAVASGACSGNLSNETKITVNPHAKAEITYTTNTGCAPFRLDATNVAATLYPDRNATYTWFANNVQIGTGTAFPGYTISNGNESVTIKLVVTSSLSCNPDEKSEVFTTLPIVTSSFTQSVTEGCDPLSGVTFTNTTTPLNGATYSWNFGNGQSSTLAQPAAITFLADPTGKDKTYNITLTTTSPCGPPVITTATVIVHAKPVALFSPDKTTGCADLLVNFTNTGPESTGTTYTYNFGDGSAPKLTPTDKL
- the groES gene encoding co-chaperone GroES; translated protein: MALNLKPIAGSSNRVIVEPAAAEEKTASGLYIPDTAKEKPSKGTVVSVSEEDAEGKKASVKVGDVVIYGKYGGTEFPYEGKDYLIMRETDIYAVVG
- a CDS encoding putative DNA modification/repair radical SAM protein, whose protein sequence is MSDRIREKLNILADAAKYDVSCSSSGGTRKNDNKGLGNSHVSGICHTYTEDGRCVSLLKILLTNHCIYDCLFCVSRKSNDIKRAAFTVDEVVDLTMNFYRRNYIEGLFLSSGIFKNADFTMERLLLVVKKLRLEQNYNGYIHLKTIPGASDELIKEAGLYADRMSINLEMPTEAGLKLLAPEKNHADVIKPLEFVQKQITQFSADKKLIKHIPKFVPAGQSTQMVIGATPESDKDIMYTANAFYKNFSLKRVYYSGYVPISNDSRMPVLGTQPPLLRENRLYQTDWLMRFYGFKVQEILNDANPNLDVDIDPKLSWAIRNMQHFPVDINQADYKMILRVPGIGVMSAQKIVQARKFGKLRIDQLKKIGIAYNKARHFIVCADSPYQLRDYQGTQIKAFILAESKSKYLKTDNNQMLLF
- the groL gene encoding chaperonin GroEL (60 kDa chaperone family; promotes refolding of misfolded polypeptides especially under stressful conditions; forms two stacked rings of heptamers to form a barrel-shaped 14mer; ends can be capped by GroES; misfolded proteins enter the barrel where they are refolded when GroES binds), whose amino-acid sequence is MSKQVKYNVEARDALKRGVDILANAVKVTLGPKGRNVIIDKKFGSPAITKDGVTVAKEIELKDAVENMGAQMVKEVASKTADIAGDGTTTATVLAQAIITTGIKNVAAGANPMDLKRGIDKAVAAVVENLKTQSQTVGEDNNKIKQVASISANNDEVIGSLIAEAMSKVGKDGVITVEEAKGTETEVKTVEGMQFDRGYLSPYFVTNADKMEAELDSPYILIYDKKISNMKELLPVLEKTVQTGKPLVIISEDLDGEALATLVVNKIRGSLKVVAVKAPGFGDRRKAMLEDIAILTGGTVISEERGYKLENADLTYLGSAEKVVVDKDNTTVINGAGNTEDIKARVNQIKAQIETTTSDYDKEKLQERLAKLAGGVAVLYVGAASEVEMKEKKDRVDDALHATRAAVEEGIVAGGGVAFIRAVASIADLKGANEDENTGIQIIRRAIEEPLRQICENAGIEGSIVVQKVKEGTADYGYNARTGVYENLIGAGVIDPTKVSRVALENAASIAAMLLTTEVVLADEPEEGGAPMPPMGGGGMGGMM
- a CDS encoding TIGR03915 family putative DNA repair protein; this translates as MIYIFDGSLPGLLTAVFEWFERKPGKVVLKSFEMFQPEAFAESFTVITDASKADRVWLGLQKKLTKAGLRKFYCTYLSEILEAYNHLFHFSVYIFKQAAGAEGNYGNEHVMALAKYAKSVEREKHRMEAFIRFQKTGDGLFYAGIDPDFNVLPLISNHFKNRYADQQWIIYDLKRKYGLHYNLDTVTEITIGFAEGINKQKPAPALMDENEALYAALWKDYFKSANIVARKNTKLHVQHVPKRYWKYLTEKTYE